The Daphnia carinata strain CSIRO-1 chromosome 2, CSIRO_AGI_Dcar_HiC_V3, whole genome shotgun sequence genome has a segment encoding these proteins:
- the LOC130686903 gene encoding transducin-like enhancer protein 4 isoform X3 — protein sequence MYPAPARHPSAQGPPPPPGQLKFTVADTCDRIKEEFNFLQAQYHSLKLECEKLASEKTEMQRHYVMYYEMSYGLNVEMHKQTEIAKRLNAIIAQVLPFLSAEHQQQVATAVERAKQVTMTELNAIIGQQAGLQQLLQQMHAQQLPHGAGLPLGAGHPGLAGLPGLPPGVAGGLLTFGALAGGGGGGPPGGLPPGAGGANAAGLGALGGLHPLLKAAEMGGAGGLGGVPGTPTGPPSTSAPSSGSRGDREHRERDRERERMERDRDRERERERDRERERERERDRERDHREEHVKVSGSSMSSEDRHRDRVAASPSSSAAAERLDKHMRTRSPGGFISDLESKRRKEERAADSDGEKSDPDLVVDVANEDPNSPVANGEHRGGGDLRENGERGGHGLVGMGLVGSAKLERAERPPSHSGSSSARSTPSLKTKEQMEKPTTPTSKGGTPTSTSTPALPPGAVANPLMGSLQRPGAGGPTLPGPYGPYPPGMGLPGQPIPRLPEPGSVGFMPVHNSLAGYPRPPGYDAHSQSRGAALNSNGLGSLPGGKPAYSFHVGGDGVVQPVPFPPDALVGPGIPRAARPLSTLPHGEVVCAVTISSPTKYVYTGGKGCVKVWDISQFFGSGGSSNSSSSKNPIPVSQLDCLQRDNYIRSVKLLPDGRTLIVGGEASTLSIWDLAAPTPRIKAELTSSAPACYALAISPDSKVCFSCCSDGNIAVWDLHNQTLVRQFQGHTDGASCIDMSADGTRLWTGGLDHTVRSWDLREGRQLAQHDFASQIFSLGYCPAGDWLAVGLESSTVEVLHTLKPDKYQLHLHESCVLSLKFAATGKWFVSTGKDNLLNAWRTPYGASIFQSKESSSVLSCDISSDDKYIVTGSGDKKATVYEVIY from the exons atgtatcCGGCACCAGCGCGGCATCCCTCGgcg CAGGGTCCGCCGCCACCGCCGGGTCAGCTGAAATTCACCGTGGCCGACACGTGTGATCGCATCAAAGAGGAATTCAATTTCCTCCAAGCTCAGTATCACAG CCTGAAATTGGAGTGCGAGAAACTTGCTTCGGAAAAGACAGAAATGCAACGTCATTACGTCATG TACTACGAAATGTCCTACGGCCTCAACGTCGAGATGCACAAACAG ACGGAGATTGCCAAGCGGCTCAACGCCATCATAGCCCAAGTTTTGCCCTTTCTTTCAGCCGAG CATCAACAGCAAGTGGCCACAGCGGTTGAACGCGCCAAACAAGTCACAATGACCGAACTCAACGCTATAATCGGg cagcaggcCGGCCTGCAGCAGCTGCTG CAACAGATGCACGCACAGCAACTTCCTCATGGAGCTGGATTGCCACTGGGAGCTGGACATCCAGGATTAGCTGGATTGCCTGGATTGCCACCGGGAGTGGCGGGAGGATTGTTGACGTTTGGGGCGTTAGCCGGTGGTGGAGGCGGTGGACCACCTGGCGGCCTACCTCCCGGAGCGGGCGGAGCTAATGCTGCTGGACTTGGAGCTCTCGGCGGATTGCACCCACTCCTGAAAGCCGCTGAAATGGGCGGAGCGGGAGGTCTGGGTGGCGTACCGGGTACACCAACCGGTCCGCCATCCACGTCGGCTCCATCGTCCGGCAGCCGTGGCGATCGGGAACACAGAGAGCGCGATCGAGAACGTGAACGAATGGAACGCGATCGTGATCGTGAGAGAGAGCGAGAACGTGATCGTGAACGCgagagggaaagagaaagagatcGCGAAAGAGACCACCGTGAGGAGCATGTGAAAGTGAGCGGCAGTTCGATGAGCAGCGAGGACAGACATCGCGATCGGGTGGCCGCCTCGCCGTCCTCATCCGCCGCCGCCGAAAGGCTGGACAAACACATGCGAACTCGCTCACCTGGCGGATTCATCAGCGATCTCGAGTCGAAACGGCGCAAGGAAGAACGGGCAGCCGACAGCGACGGGGAGAAGAGCGATCCCGATTTGGTGGTGGACGTCGCCAATGAGGATCCCAATTCACCTGTGGCCAACGGCGAGCACAGAGGTGGCGGAGACCTCCGAGAGAATGGAGAGCGAGGAGGCCACGGCCTGGTCGGAATGGGACTTGTCGGAAGCGCCAAATTGGAGAGAGCCGAACGTCCACCGTCACATTCAGGATCTTCGTCCGCTCGCTCGACGCCCTCACTCAAAACTAAAGAGCAAATGGAGAAGCCGACGACGCCAACGTCGAAAGGAGGAACGCCGACATCGACTTCTACTCCGGCGCTTCCGCCAGGTGCCGTTGCTAACCCATTGATGGGTTCGCTACAACGGCCAGGAGCTGGTGGCCCTACTCTTCCTGGTCCCTATGGTCCCTATCCACCCGGAATGGGTCTACCGGGGCAACCGATCCCGAGGTTGCCGGAACCGGGTTCTGTCGGCTTTATGCCTGTCCATAATAGCTTAGCCGGATATCCTCGCCCTCCGGGTTACGATGCTCATTCTCAGTCGAGAGGTGCTGCGCTGAACTCTAACGGCCTCGGCTCGCTACCAGGCGGCAAACCGGCTTACTCGTTCCATGTCGGTGGAGATGGAGTCGTCCAACCAGTCCCGTTCCCCCCTGATGCTCTAGTCGGGCCGGGTATTCCCCGGGCTGCTCGACCGCTGAGTACACTTCCTCACGGAGAAGTAGTGTGTGCAGTGACCATCTCTTCTCCCACGAAATATGTTTACACCGGCGGTAAAGGATGCGTCAAAGTCTGGGACATTAGCCAGTTTTTTGGCAGTGGAGGCAGCAGCAATAGCAGCAGCAGTAAAAATCCCATCCCTGTTTCGCAGCTGGACTGCTTGCAGAGAGACAATTACATTCGCAGTGTCAAACTGTTGCCCGATGGTCGGACACTGATTGTGGGCGGAGAAGCCAGTACACTCTCGATTTGGGATTTGGCCGCCCCAACTCCTCGCATCAAGGCCGAATTGACCTCTTCGGCGCCGGCCTGCTACGCTTTGGCCATCAGTCCCGATAGCAAG GTTTGCTTCAGTTGCTGTTCCGACGGAAACATCGCCGTTTGGGATTTGCACAATCAGACGTTGGTGCGACAGTTCCAGGGACACACGGACGGCGCCTCTTGTATCGACATGAGCGCCGACGGTACTCGGCTGTGGACGGGTGGACTCGACCACACGGTGCGATCGTGGGATCTGCGTGAGGGCCGGCAGTTGGCCCAGCACGACTTTGCCTCGCAAATATTTTCGTTGGGTTATTGTCCAGCTGGAGATTGGCTTGCCGTTGGATTGGAGAGTTCAACTGTCGAG GTGCTGCACACGTTAAAGCCGGACAAGTACCAACTTCACTTGCACGAATCGTGTGTCCTTTCGCTGAAATTTGCCGCTACTGGCAAGTGGTTTGTGTCGACTGGCAAAGATAATCTTCTTAATGCTTGGCGGACCCCCTATGGCGCGTCCATCTTCCag tCGAAGGAGTCGTCGTCAGTGTTGAGTTGTGACATTTCTTCAGATGACAAGTACATCGTGACGGGTTCTGGCGACAAAAAGGCCACCGTCTACGAAGTCATCTACTAG
- the LOC130686903 gene encoding transducin-like enhancer protein 1 isoform X4 — protein sequence MYPAPARHPSAQGPPPPPGQLKFTVADTCDRIKEEFNFLQAQYHSLKLECEKLASEKTEMQRHYVMYYEMSYGLNVEMHKQTEIAKRLNAIIAQVLPFLSAEHQQQVATAVERAKQVTMTELNAIIGQQMHAQQLPHGAGLPLGAGHPGLAGLPGLPPGVAGGLLTFGALAGGGGGGPPGGLPPGAGGANAAGLGALGGLHPLLKAAEMGGAGGLGGVPGTPTGPPSTSAPSSGSRGDREHRERDRERERMERDRDRERERERDRERERERERDRERDHREEHVKVSGSSMSSEDRHRDRVAASPSSSAAAERLDKHMRTRSPGGFISDLESKRRKEERAADSDGEKSDPDLVVDVANEDPNSPVANGEHRGGGDLRENGERGGHGLVGMGLVGSAKLERAERPPSHSGSSSARSTPSLKTKEQMEKPTTPTSKGGTPTSTSTPALPPGAVANPLMGSLQRPGAGGPTLPGPYGPYPPGMGLPGQPIPRLPEPGSVGFMPVHNSLAGYPRPPGYDAHSQSRGAALNSNGLGSLPGGKPAYSFHVGGDGVVQPVPFPPDALVGPGIPRAARPLSTLPHGEVVCAVTISSPTKYVYTGGKGCVKVWDISQFFGSGGSSNSSSSKNPIPVSQLDCLQRDNYIRSVKLLPDGRTLIVGGEASTLSIWDLAAPTPRIKAELTSSAPACYALAISPDSKVCFSCCSDGNIAVWDLHNQTLVRQFQGHTDGASCIDMSADGTRLWTGGLDHTVRSWDLREGRQLAQHDFASQIFSLGYCPAGDWLAVGLESSTVEVLHTLKPDKYQLHLHESCVLSLKFAATGKWFVSTGKDNLLNAWRTPYGASIFQSKESSSVLSCDISSDDKYIVTGSGDKKATVYEVIY from the exons atgtatcCGGCACCAGCGCGGCATCCCTCGgcg CAGGGTCCGCCGCCACCGCCGGGTCAGCTGAAATTCACCGTGGCCGACACGTGTGATCGCATCAAAGAGGAATTCAATTTCCTCCAAGCTCAGTATCACAG CCTGAAATTGGAGTGCGAGAAACTTGCTTCGGAAAAGACAGAAATGCAACGTCATTACGTCATG TACTACGAAATGTCCTACGGCCTCAACGTCGAGATGCACAAACAG ACGGAGATTGCCAAGCGGCTCAACGCCATCATAGCCCAAGTTTTGCCCTTTCTTTCAGCCGAG CATCAACAGCAAGTGGCCACAGCGGTTGAACGCGCCAAACAAGTCACAATGACCGAACTCAACGCTATAATCGGg CAACAGATGCACGCACAGCAACTTCCTCATGGAGCTGGATTGCCACTGGGAGCTGGACATCCAGGATTAGCTGGATTGCCTGGATTGCCACCGGGAGTGGCGGGAGGATTGTTGACGTTTGGGGCGTTAGCCGGTGGTGGAGGCGGTGGACCACCTGGCGGCCTACCTCCCGGAGCGGGCGGAGCTAATGCTGCTGGACTTGGAGCTCTCGGCGGATTGCACCCACTCCTGAAAGCCGCTGAAATGGGCGGAGCGGGAGGTCTGGGTGGCGTACCGGGTACACCAACCGGTCCGCCATCCACGTCGGCTCCATCGTCCGGCAGCCGTGGCGATCGGGAACACAGAGAGCGCGATCGAGAACGTGAACGAATGGAACGCGATCGTGATCGTGAGAGAGAGCGAGAACGTGATCGTGAACGCgagagggaaagagaaagagatcGCGAAAGAGACCACCGTGAGGAGCATGTGAAAGTGAGCGGCAGTTCGATGAGCAGCGAGGACAGACATCGCGATCGGGTGGCCGCCTCGCCGTCCTCATCCGCCGCCGCCGAAAGGCTGGACAAACACATGCGAACTCGCTCACCTGGCGGATTCATCAGCGATCTCGAGTCGAAACGGCGCAAGGAAGAACGGGCAGCCGACAGCGACGGGGAGAAGAGCGATCCCGATTTGGTGGTGGACGTCGCCAATGAGGATCCCAATTCACCTGTGGCCAACGGCGAGCACAGAGGTGGCGGAGACCTCCGAGAGAATGGAGAGCGAGGAGGCCACGGCCTGGTCGGAATGGGACTTGTCGGAAGCGCCAAATTGGAGAGAGCCGAACGTCCACCGTCACATTCAGGATCTTCGTCCGCTCGCTCGACGCCCTCACTCAAAACTAAAGAGCAAATGGAGAAGCCGACGACGCCAACGTCGAAAGGAGGAACGCCGACATCGACTTCTACTCCGGCGCTTCCGCCAGGTGCCGTTGCTAACCCATTGATGGGTTCGCTACAACGGCCAGGAGCTGGTGGCCCTACTCTTCCTGGTCCCTATGGTCCCTATCCACCCGGAATGGGTCTACCGGGGCAACCGATCCCGAGGTTGCCGGAACCGGGTTCTGTCGGCTTTATGCCTGTCCATAATAGCTTAGCCGGATATCCTCGCCCTCCGGGTTACGATGCTCATTCTCAGTCGAGAGGTGCTGCGCTGAACTCTAACGGCCTCGGCTCGCTACCAGGCGGCAAACCGGCTTACTCGTTCCATGTCGGTGGAGATGGAGTCGTCCAACCAGTCCCGTTCCCCCCTGATGCTCTAGTCGGGCCGGGTATTCCCCGGGCTGCTCGACCGCTGAGTACACTTCCTCACGGAGAAGTAGTGTGTGCAGTGACCATCTCTTCTCCCACGAAATATGTTTACACCGGCGGTAAAGGATGCGTCAAAGTCTGGGACATTAGCCAGTTTTTTGGCAGTGGAGGCAGCAGCAATAGCAGCAGCAGTAAAAATCCCATCCCTGTTTCGCAGCTGGACTGCTTGCAGAGAGACAATTACATTCGCAGTGTCAAACTGTTGCCCGATGGTCGGACACTGATTGTGGGCGGAGAAGCCAGTACACTCTCGATTTGGGATTTGGCCGCCCCAACTCCTCGCATCAAGGCCGAATTGACCTCTTCGGCGCCGGCCTGCTACGCTTTGGCCATCAGTCCCGATAGCAAG GTTTGCTTCAGTTGCTGTTCCGACGGAAACATCGCCGTTTGGGATTTGCACAATCAGACGTTGGTGCGACAGTTCCAGGGACACACGGACGGCGCCTCTTGTATCGACATGAGCGCCGACGGTACTCGGCTGTGGACGGGTGGACTCGACCACACGGTGCGATCGTGGGATCTGCGTGAGGGCCGGCAGTTGGCCCAGCACGACTTTGCCTCGCAAATATTTTCGTTGGGTTATTGTCCAGCTGGAGATTGGCTTGCCGTTGGATTGGAGAGTTCAACTGTCGAG GTGCTGCACACGTTAAAGCCGGACAAGTACCAACTTCACTTGCACGAATCGTGTGTCCTTTCGCTGAAATTTGCCGCTACTGGCAAGTGGTTTGTGTCGACTGGCAAAGATAATCTTCTTAATGCTTGGCGGACCCCCTATGGCGCGTCCATCTTCCag tCGAAGGAGTCGTCGTCAGTGTTGAGTTGTGACATTTCTTCAGATGACAAGTACATCGTGACGGGTTCTGGCGACAAAAAGGCCACCGTCTACGAAGTCATCTACTAG
- the LOC130686903 gene encoding transducin-like enhancer protein 4 isoform X1, giving the protein MYPAPARHPSAQGPPPPPGQLKFTVADTCDRIKEEFNFLQAQYHSLKLECEKLASEKTEMQRHYVMYYEMSYGLNVEMHKQTEIAKRLNAIIAQVLPFLSAEHQQQVATAVERAKQVTMTELNAIIGQQQQAGLQQLLQQMHAQQLPHGAGLPLGAGHPGLAGLPGLPPGVAGGLLTFGALAGGGGGGPPGGLPPGAGGANAAGLGALGGLHPLLKAAEMGGAGGLGGVPGTPTGPPSTSAPSSGSRGDREHRERDRERERMERDRDRERERERDRERERERERDRERDHREEHVKVSGSSMSSEDRHRDRVAASPSSSAAAERLDKHMRTRSPGGFISDLESKRRKEERAADSDGEKSDPDLVVDVANEDPNSPVANGEHRGGGDLRENGERGGHGLVGMGLVGSAKLERAERPPSHSGSSSARSTPSLKTKEQMEKPTTPTSKGGTPTSTSTPALPPGAVANPLMGSLQRPGAGGPTLPGPYGPYPPGMGLPGQPIPRLPEPGSVGFMPVHNSLAGYPRPPGYDAHSQSRGAALNSNGLGSLPGGKPAYSFHVGGDGVVQPVPFPPDALVGPGIPRAARPLSTLPHGEVVCAVTISSPTKYVYTGGKGCVKVWDISQFFGSGGSSNSSSSKNPIPVSQLDCLQRDNYIRSVKLLPDGRTLIVGGEASTLSIWDLAAPTPRIKAELTSSAPACYALAISPDSKVCFSCCSDGNIAVWDLHNQTLVRQFQGHTDGASCIDMSADGTRLWTGGLDHTVRSWDLREGRQLAQHDFASQIFSLGYCPAGDWLAVGLESSTVEVLHTLKPDKYQLHLHESCVLSLKFAATGKWFVSTGKDNLLNAWRTPYGASIFQSKESSSVLSCDISSDDKYIVTGSGDKKATVYEVIY; this is encoded by the exons atgtatcCGGCACCAGCGCGGCATCCCTCGgcg CAGGGTCCGCCGCCACCGCCGGGTCAGCTGAAATTCACCGTGGCCGACACGTGTGATCGCATCAAAGAGGAATTCAATTTCCTCCAAGCTCAGTATCACAG CCTGAAATTGGAGTGCGAGAAACTTGCTTCGGAAAAGACAGAAATGCAACGTCATTACGTCATG TACTACGAAATGTCCTACGGCCTCAACGTCGAGATGCACAAACAG ACGGAGATTGCCAAGCGGCTCAACGCCATCATAGCCCAAGTTTTGCCCTTTCTTTCAGCCGAG CATCAACAGCAAGTGGCCACAGCGGTTGAACGCGCCAAACAAGTCACAATGACCGAACTCAACGCTATAATCGGg caacagcagcaggcCGGCCTGCAGCAGCTGCTG CAACAGATGCACGCACAGCAACTTCCTCATGGAGCTGGATTGCCACTGGGAGCTGGACATCCAGGATTAGCTGGATTGCCTGGATTGCCACCGGGAGTGGCGGGAGGATTGTTGACGTTTGGGGCGTTAGCCGGTGGTGGAGGCGGTGGACCACCTGGCGGCCTACCTCCCGGAGCGGGCGGAGCTAATGCTGCTGGACTTGGAGCTCTCGGCGGATTGCACCCACTCCTGAAAGCCGCTGAAATGGGCGGAGCGGGAGGTCTGGGTGGCGTACCGGGTACACCAACCGGTCCGCCATCCACGTCGGCTCCATCGTCCGGCAGCCGTGGCGATCGGGAACACAGAGAGCGCGATCGAGAACGTGAACGAATGGAACGCGATCGTGATCGTGAGAGAGAGCGAGAACGTGATCGTGAACGCgagagggaaagagaaagagatcGCGAAAGAGACCACCGTGAGGAGCATGTGAAAGTGAGCGGCAGTTCGATGAGCAGCGAGGACAGACATCGCGATCGGGTGGCCGCCTCGCCGTCCTCATCCGCCGCCGCCGAAAGGCTGGACAAACACATGCGAACTCGCTCACCTGGCGGATTCATCAGCGATCTCGAGTCGAAACGGCGCAAGGAAGAACGGGCAGCCGACAGCGACGGGGAGAAGAGCGATCCCGATTTGGTGGTGGACGTCGCCAATGAGGATCCCAATTCACCTGTGGCCAACGGCGAGCACAGAGGTGGCGGAGACCTCCGAGAGAATGGAGAGCGAGGAGGCCACGGCCTGGTCGGAATGGGACTTGTCGGAAGCGCCAAATTGGAGAGAGCCGAACGTCCACCGTCACATTCAGGATCTTCGTCCGCTCGCTCGACGCCCTCACTCAAAACTAAAGAGCAAATGGAGAAGCCGACGACGCCAACGTCGAAAGGAGGAACGCCGACATCGACTTCTACTCCGGCGCTTCCGCCAGGTGCCGTTGCTAACCCATTGATGGGTTCGCTACAACGGCCAGGAGCTGGTGGCCCTACTCTTCCTGGTCCCTATGGTCCCTATCCACCCGGAATGGGTCTACCGGGGCAACCGATCCCGAGGTTGCCGGAACCGGGTTCTGTCGGCTTTATGCCTGTCCATAATAGCTTAGCCGGATATCCTCGCCCTCCGGGTTACGATGCTCATTCTCAGTCGAGAGGTGCTGCGCTGAACTCTAACGGCCTCGGCTCGCTACCAGGCGGCAAACCGGCTTACTCGTTCCATGTCGGTGGAGATGGAGTCGTCCAACCAGTCCCGTTCCCCCCTGATGCTCTAGTCGGGCCGGGTATTCCCCGGGCTGCTCGACCGCTGAGTACACTTCCTCACGGAGAAGTAGTGTGTGCAGTGACCATCTCTTCTCCCACGAAATATGTTTACACCGGCGGTAAAGGATGCGTCAAAGTCTGGGACATTAGCCAGTTTTTTGGCAGTGGAGGCAGCAGCAATAGCAGCAGCAGTAAAAATCCCATCCCTGTTTCGCAGCTGGACTGCTTGCAGAGAGACAATTACATTCGCAGTGTCAAACTGTTGCCCGATGGTCGGACACTGATTGTGGGCGGAGAAGCCAGTACACTCTCGATTTGGGATTTGGCCGCCCCAACTCCTCGCATCAAGGCCGAATTGACCTCTTCGGCGCCGGCCTGCTACGCTTTGGCCATCAGTCCCGATAGCAAG GTTTGCTTCAGTTGCTGTTCCGACGGAAACATCGCCGTTTGGGATTTGCACAATCAGACGTTGGTGCGACAGTTCCAGGGACACACGGACGGCGCCTCTTGTATCGACATGAGCGCCGACGGTACTCGGCTGTGGACGGGTGGACTCGACCACACGGTGCGATCGTGGGATCTGCGTGAGGGCCGGCAGTTGGCCCAGCACGACTTTGCCTCGCAAATATTTTCGTTGGGTTATTGTCCAGCTGGAGATTGGCTTGCCGTTGGATTGGAGAGTTCAACTGTCGAG GTGCTGCACACGTTAAAGCCGGACAAGTACCAACTTCACTTGCACGAATCGTGTGTCCTTTCGCTGAAATTTGCCGCTACTGGCAAGTGGTTTGTGTCGACTGGCAAAGATAATCTTCTTAATGCTTGGCGGACCCCCTATGGCGCGTCCATCTTCCag tCGAAGGAGTCGTCGTCAGTGTTGAGTTGTGACATTTCTTCAGATGACAAGTACATCGTGACGGGTTCTGGCGACAAAAAGGCCACCGTCTACGAAGTCATCTACTAG
- the LOC130686903 gene encoding transducin-like enhancer protein 1 isoform X5, with product MYPAPARHPSAGPPPPPGQLKFTVADTCDRIKEEFNFLQAQYHSLKLECEKLASEKTEMQRHYVMYYEMSYGLNVEMHKQTEIAKRLNAIIAQVLPFLSAEHQQQVATAVERAKQVTMTELNAIIGQQMHAQQLPHGAGLPLGAGHPGLAGLPGLPPGVAGGLLTFGALAGGGGGGPPGGLPPGAGGANAAGLGALGGLHPLLKAAEMGGAGGLGGVPGTPTGPPSTSAPSSGSRGDREHRERDRERERMERDRDRERERERDRERERERERDRERDHREEHVKVSGSSMSSEDRHRDRVAASPSSSAAAERLDKHMRTRSPGGFISDLESKRRKEERAADSDGEKSDPDLVVDVANEDPNSPVANGEHRGGGDLRENGERGGHGLVGMGLVGSAKLERAERPPSHSGSSSARSTPSLKTKEQMEKPTTPTSKGGTPTSTSTPALPPGAVANPLMGSLQRPGAGGPTLPGPYGPYPPGMGLPGQPIPRLPEPGSVGFMPVHNSLAGYPRPPGYDAHSQSRGAALNSNGLGSLPGGKPAYSFHVGGDGVVQPVPFPPDALVGPGIPRAARPLSTLPHGEVVCAVTISSPTKYVYTGGKGCVKVWDISQFFGSGGSSNSSSSKNPIPVSQLDCLQRDNYIRSVKLLPDGRTLIVGGEASTLSIWDLAAPTPRIKAELTSSAPACYALAISPDSKVCFSCCSDGNIAVWDLHNQTLVRQFQGHTDGASCIDMSADGTRLWTGGLDHTVRSWDLREGRQLAQHDFASQIFSLGYCPAGDWLAVGLESSTVEVLHTLKPDKYQLHLHESCVLSLKFAATGKWFVSTGKDNLLNAWRTPYGASIFQSKESSSVLSCDISSDDKYIVTGSGDKKATVYEVIY from the exons atgtatcCGGCACCAGCGCGGCATCCCTCGgcg GGTCCGCCGCCACCGCCGGGTCAGCTGAAATTCACCGTGGCCGACACGTGTGATCGCATCAAAGAGGAATTCAATTTCCTCCAAGCTCAGTATCACAG CCTGAAATTGGAGTGCGAGAAACTTGCTTCGGAAAAGACAGAAATGCAACGTCATTACGTCATG TACTACGAAATGTCCTACGGCCTCAACGTCGAGATGCACAAACAG ACGGAGATTGCCAAGCGGCTCAACGCCATCATAGCCCAAGTTTTGCCCTTTCTTTCAGCCGAG CATCAACAGCAAGTGGCCACAGCGGTTGAACGCGCCAAACAAGTCACAATGACCGAACTCAACGCTATAATCGGg CAACAGATGCACGCACAGCAACTTCCTCATGGAGCTGGATTGCCACTGGGAGCTGGACATCCAGGATTAGCTGGATTGCCTGGATTGCCACCGGGAGTGGCGGGAGGATTGTTGACGTTTGGGGCGTTAGCCGGTGGTGGAGGCGGTGGACCACCTGGCGGCCTACCTCCCGGAGCGGGCGGAGCTAATGCTGCTGGACTTGGAGCTCTCGGCGGATTGCACCCACTCCTGAAAGCCGCTGAAATGGGCGGAGCGGGAGGTCTGGGTGGCGTACCGGGTACACCAACCGGTCCGCCATCCACGTCGGCTCCATCGTCCGGCAGCCGTGGCGATCGGGAACACAGAGAGCGCGATCGAGAACGTGAACGAATGGAACGCGATCGTGATCGTGAGAGAGAGCGAGAACGTGATCGTGAACGCgagagggaaagagaaagagatcGCGAAAGAGACCACCGTGAGGAGCATGTGAAAGTGAGCGGCAGTTCGATGAGCAGCGAGGACAGACATCGCGATCGGGTGGCCGCCTCGCCGTCCTCATCCGCCGCCGCCGAAAGGCTGGACAAACACATGCGAACTCGCTCACCTGGCGGATTCATCAGCGATCTCGAGTCGAAACGGCGCAAGGAAGAACGGGCAGCCGACAGCGACGGGGAGAAGAGCGATCCCGATTTGGTGGTGGACGTCGCCAATGAGGATCCCAATTCACCTGTGGCCAACGGCGAGCACAGAGGTGGCGGAGACCTCCGAGAGAATGGAGAGCGAGGAGGCCACGGCCTGGTCGGAATGGGACTTGTCGGAAGCGCCAAATTGGAGAGAGCCGAACGTCCACCGTCACATTCAGGATCTTCGTCCGCTCGCTCGACGCCCTCACTCAAAACTAAAGAGCAAATGGAGAAGCCGACGACGCCAACGTCGAAAGGAGGAACGCCGACATCGACTTCTACTCCGGCGCTTCCGCCAGGTGCCGTTGCTAACCCATTGATGGGTTCGCTACAACGGCCAGGAGCTGGTGGCCCTACTCTTCCTGGTCCCTATGGTCCCTATCCACCCGGAATGGGTCTACCGGGGCAACCGATCCCGAGGTTGCCGGAACCGGGTTCTGTCGGCTTTATGCCTGTCCATAATAGCTTAGCCGGATATCCTCGCCCTCCGGGTTACGATGCTCATTCTCAGTCGAGAGGTGCTGCGCTGAACTCTAACGGCCTCGGCTCGCTACCAGGCGGCAAACCGGCTTACTCGTTCCATGTCGGTGGAGATGGAGTCGTCCAACCAGTCCCGTTCCCCCCTGATGCTCTAGTCGGGCCGGGTATTCCCCGGGCTGCTCGACCGCTGAGTACACTTCCTCACGGAGAAGTAGTGTGTGCAGTGACCATCTCTTCTCCCACGAAATATGTTTACACCGGCGGTAAAGGATGCGTCAAAGTCTGGGACATTAGCCAGTTTTTTGGCAGTGGAGGCAGCAGCAATAGCAGCAGCAGTAAAAATCCCATCCCTGTTTCGCAGCTGGACTGCTTGCAGAGAGACAATTACATTCGCAGTGTCAAACTGTTGCCCGATGGTCGGACACTGATTGTGGGCGGAGAAGCCAGTACACTCTCGATTTGGGATTTGGCCGCCCCAACTCCTCGCATCAAGGCCGAATTGACCTCTTCGGCGCCGGCCTGCTACGCTTTGGCCATCAGTCCCGATAGCAAG GTTTGCTTCAGTTGCTGTTCCGACGGAAACATCGCCGTTTGGGATTTGCACAATCAGACGTTGGTGCGACAGTTCCAGGGACACACGGACGGCGCCTCTTGTATCGACATGAGCGCCGACGGTACTCGGCTGTGGACGGGTGGACTCGACCACACGGTGCGATCGTGGGATCTGCGTGAGGGCCGGCAGTTGGCCCAGCACGACTTTGCCTCGCAAATATTTTCGTTGGGTTATTGTCCAGCTGGAGATTGGCTTGCCGTTGGATTGGAGAGTTCAACTGTCGAG GTGCTGCACACGTTAAAGCCGGACAAGTACCAACTTCACTTGCACGAATCGTGTGTCCTTTCGCTGAAATTTGCCGCTACTGGCAAGTGGTTTGTGTCGACTGGCAAAGATAATCTTCTTAATGCTTGGCGGACCCCCTATGGCGCGTCCATCTTCCag tCGAAGGAGTCGTCGTCAGTGTTGAGTTGTGACATTTCTTCAGATGACAAGTACATCGTGACGGGTTCTGGCGACAAAAAGGCCACCGTCTACGAAGTCATCTACTAG